Proteins found in one Acinetobacter sp. YWS30-1 genomic segment:
- a CDS encoding mobilization protein, translated as MTKAAETLEKKIEAQLEKLKQLKARKQAIEARERSKQKEQERKDDTRRKILLGSYLIKKMNANEANKEKILAELNEYLTEDRDRQLFNL; from the coding sequence ATGACAAAAGCTGCTGAAACTCTTGAAAAGAAAATCGAAGCCCAGTTAGAAAAGCTGAAACAGTTAAAGGCTCGCAAACAAGCTATCGAAGCTAGAGAAAGGTCAAAGCAAAAAGAGCAGGAAAGGAAGGATGATACTAGACGTAAAATTTTGCTTGGTTCTTATTTAATTAAAAAAATGAATGCCAATGAAGCCAATAAAGAAAAAATACTCGCTGAACTCAACGAGTATTTAACAGAAGATCGGGATAGACAGCTTTTTAACCTTTAA
- the mobQ gene encoding MobQ family relaxase: protein MAIYHCTTKTVNRSSGRTAVASMAYRAGEKLTDERTGLTHDFTRKEGVVYTEILSNLDTELDRSKVWNLAEKSENRKDARTAREWVIALPDELDEEQRKELAREFAQSLVDRYGVVADLAIHAPSKGGDDKNHHAHILLTTRKAELDTENKLVLTQKSEIELSNTKRKSLGMGTSQEEIKQIRATWANLANHALEYAGYRERIDHRSYADQGNQIQATIHEGSKVTQMRRKGIDTEISRFNDTIKQQNSQQLQYKQQHKEQTLEQGFNRVEKGFEQWKKDQEAKRLELEHKKQLKLHQEQAMKLKQRKSMNRNGPSL from the coding sequence ATGGCAATTTATCACTGTACGACTAAGACCGTTAACCGAAGTTCGGGACGAACTGCGGTAGCATCTATGGCCTATCGTGCAGGAGAAAAATTGACAGATGAACGGACAGGGTTAACGCACGACTTCACGAGAAAAGAAGGTGTGGTGTATACAGAGATTCTTTCTAACTTGGATACTGAATTAGACCGAAGCAAAGTTTGGAATTTGGCGGAAAAATCAGAAAATCGGAAAGATGCCCGAACCGCACGTGAATGGGTGATTGCTCTACCAGACGAGCTGGATGAAGAACAGCGAAAAGAACTAGCAAGAGAGTTTGCTCAATCTTTAGTAGACCGTTATGGGGTGGTTGCAGATTTAGCGATTCATGCACCTAGCAAAGGTGGAGATGATAAAAACCATCATGCACATATCTTACTGACAACTCGCAAAGCAGAATTAGATACTGAAAATAAACTGGTCCTCACTCAAAAATCGGAAATTGAGTTAAGTAACACCAAAAGAAAAAGCTTAGGCATGGGAACAAGCCAGGAAGAAATTAAACAGATTCGAGCCACCTGGGCAAACTTAGCCAATCATGCTCTGGAATATGCAGGGTATCGGGAAAGAATCGACCACCGCAGCTATGCCGATCAAGGTAATCAGATACAAGCCACCATACATGAAGGCAGTAAAGTCACCCAGATGCGCAGAAAGGGCATAGATACTGAAATTAGCCGTTTCAACGACACGATCAAACAGCAGAACAGCCAGCAGCTCCAATACAAACAACAGCACAAGGAACAGACCTTAGAACAGGGTTTCAACCGTGTTGAAAAAGGCTTTGAGCAATGGAAGAAAGATCAGGAAGCTAAACGCCTAGAACTGGAACATAAAAAGCAGTTAAAGCTACATCAAGAACAAGCGATGAAGCTGAAACAACGCAAAAGCATGAATAGAAATGGGCCTTCCCTATGA